A region of Leptospira bouyouniensis DNA encodes the following proteins:
- a CDS encoding baseplate J/gp47 family protein, whose product MSYGVTEQGFIRKTKSEIIRDMKDRSLSLLGPDTDLSESSEDGLRILMQADLLDEVWQKIEDVFYANFLETSSGVSLDRVVAEGGVERAKPKRSIVSLKFEGVPDSPIEVGIISQTPQGIQFITIESGVILGDGFGTVLAQAIQFGVIGNVDADTITEINTPKNGILSVTNPESATQGRIRETDPELISRYKERGTSGGSSAVQIQNLLKNEQSIVTAKVYENATKLPDADGRPPSSMEAVIEGGSPELIGNIFIKNWPGGIEAFGDESITIIDNENIPRTYKYSRPTDVQIYVKITIETTDKWIEGSEQVVKTNCIKIVGGTDTIGPISTVYSGKGLGESLASWELEASQLGVDEFKTDKVAGIKNIEIEIGITEPPEETFVNATGRQRLKLITENIEVAFV is encoded by the coding sequence ATGTCCTACGGAGTTACGGAACAAGGATTCATTCGAAAAACAAAAAGTGAAATCATAAGGGATATGAAGGATAGATCATTGAGTCTCCTTGGTCCCGATACAGATTTATCAGAATCATCGGAAGATGGTCTTCGTATATTGATGCAAGCTGATCTATTGGATGAAGTTTGGCAAAAAATCGAAGATGTTTTTTATGCCAATTTTTTGGAAACTTCCTCTGGAGTATCTTTGGATCGTGTCGTAGCAGAAGGTGGAGTGGAAAGAGCCAAACCAAAAAGATCAATTGTATCTCTTAAGTTCGAGGGAGTTCCTGATTCTCCAATTGAAGTTGGAATAATTTCGCAAACACCTCAAGGTATTCAATTCATAACAATCGAATCTGGTGTCATACTTGGAGATGGTTTTGGAACAGTATTGGCACAAGCAATCCAATTTGGAGTGATTGGAAACGTTGATGCGGACACTATAACAGAAATCAATACGCCAAAGAACGGTATCCTATCCGTAACAAATCCAGAAAGTGCTACCCAAGGAAGGATCCGAGAAACAGATCCTGAATTGATCTCCAGATATAAAGAAAGAGGAACTTCCGGTGGAAGCTCAGCAGTACAAATTCAAAATCTATTGAAGAATGAACAAAGTATAGTTACTGCTAAAGTTTACGAGAATGCAACAAAGCTTCCGGATGCTGATGGCCGACCACCTAGCAGCATGGAAGCGGTCATTGAAGGTGGAAGTCCAGAACTGATTGGAAACATTTTTATCAAAAATTGGCCAGGTGGGATTGAAGCATTTGGTGACGAATCTATAACAATCATCGACAATGAAAACATTCCGAGAACTTATAAATACTCCAGACCAACCGATGTTCAAATTTATGTTAAGATCACAATCGAAACTACGGACAAATGGATCGAAGGATCCGAGCAAGTGGTAAAAACAAACTGTATAAAAATTGTCGGCGGAACCGATACAATAGGACCTATTTCAACTGTATATTCTGGGAAAGGCTTAGGTGAATCACTTGCCTCTTGGGAACTTGAAGCTTCGCAATTGGGAGTTGATGAATTCAAAACTGATAAGGTGGCCGGGATCAAAAATATCGAAATTGAAATAGGAATTACTGAGCCTCCGGAAGAAACTTTTGTAAACGCGACAGGTAGACAAAGACTCAAACTTATCACAGAAAACATTGAGGTTGCCTTCGTATGA
- a CDS encoding phage protein, protein MNKKLFKRIASIDLIPVSGLAKTFIYPPFRIDFETDFDRFASTKIRLYNPNKNTIEACDPVKVGSSFQYADLVLTAGYEDLSGIVCGGKIFQSKVANSGTDKILELSISEKAGIWSETNILKSYKKTPANIILSDICESSNIQIGKISLGENKLLSYGATSLRKAIDDICNNTGSEFYFDEGKIYIVAKTSSPQPSQIYLDYTSGLIGRPEKLEKKRWKIRSLFRHEFRFNQAIKVKGGDLDSQIKIIKGKSKFSTHSNEAYSDIEGIEI, encoded by the coding sequence GTGAATAAGAAACTTTTCAAACGAATTGCTTCCATTGATCTCATTCCTGTCAGTGGCCTTGCGAAGACATTTATTTATCCACCTTTTCGAATCGACTTTGAAACAGATTTTGATAGATTTGCTTCTACAAAAATCAGATTATACAATCCAAACAAAAATACAATAGAAGCTTGTGATCCAGTAAAAGTTGGATCCTCATTTCAATATGCCGATTTGGTTTTAACAGCTGGTTACGAAGATTTAAGTGGGATTGTATGTGGTGGAAAAATCTTTCAAAGCAAAGTCGCAAATTCCGGAACTGATAAAATTCTTGAACTTTCAATATCAGAGAAAGCAGGGATTTGGTCAGAAACAAATATACTTAAATCATATAAGAAAACTCCTGCCAATATAATCCTTTCCGATATTTGCGAAAGTTCCAACATTCAAATTGGAAAAATTTCACTTGGAGAAAATAAACTCTTGTCATACGGAGCAACATCACTTCGAAAAGCCATTGACGATATTTGCAATAACACAGGCTCGGAATTCTATTTTGACGAAGGAAAGATTTATATCGTTGCAAAAACAAGTTCGCCTCAACCATCTCAAATTTATCTGGATTACACATCGGGGCTCATTGGCAGACCTGAAAAGCTTGAGAAAAAACGATGGAAGATACGAAGTTTATTTCGACATGAATTTAGATTCAATCAGGCTATCAAAGTCAAAGGTGGCGATTTAGATTCGCAGATTAAAATCATAAAGGGGAAAAGCAAATTCTCAACTCATTCCAACGAAGCTTACTCGGACATCGAGGGCATAGAGATATGA
- a CDS encoding phage baseplate protein, whose product MGILFGRETLALKGGEEEVELNVSTNIDYAYPAEVTKHPIEREDGFKQTIADHVLLGERAINLNFVLSSSTEIFTLKRMTVDAKMKQLVVWQSKGQILTLLGYSTNGVLAKVLSFLPSIFQYVEPDDEMERYIGRSLDEIPNLLLGPVNFSESSETGNDVSGTLSLYPSIIVEAKSRAVARVPNKGKATKKKDEKTSEPATAKKTSWAKSLF is encoded by the coding sequence ATGGGAATTCTTTTCGGACGAGAGACCCTTGCTTTGAAGGGAGGAGAAGAGGAAGTTGAATTAAATGTTTCAACTAATATCGATTATGCATACCCTGCCGAAGTTACTAAACATCCGATTGAAAGAGAAGATGGATTTAAACAAACGATTGCTGATCATGTTTTACTAGGTGAACGTGCAATCAATTTGAATTTCGTTCTCTCCTCTTCCACTGAAATTTTTACTCTCAAACGAATGACGGTTGATGCTAAAATGAAACAGCTCGTTGTCTGGCAATCAAAAGGTCAGATCCTAACGCTTCTCGGTTATTCAACAAATGGAGTATTGGCTAAGGTATTATCCTTTTTACCTTCGATTTTTCAATATGTCGAACCTGATGATGAAATGGAACGATACATTGGAAGGTCACTCGATGAAATACCAAACCTTCTTCTAGGACCAGTTAATTTTAGTGAATCATCTGAAACGGGAAACGATGTCTCCGGAACTTTATCTTTGTATCCATCCATTATAGTTGAAGCAAAATCGAGAGCAGTCGCAAGAGTTCCAAACAAAGGCAAAGCCACAAAAAAGAAAGATGAAAAAACTTCTGAGCCAGCGACTGCCAAAAAAACTTCTTGGGCTAAGTCGTTATTCTAA
- a CDS encoding phage baseplate plug family protein: MAEFEYLEIDFEELPVSKTYNFGGIDFPIEFHYNSIGNFFTMVVRNPDDQIIYSTKLLYGVNANHCIVDGFPFDVSILPLDLNDVYSEEIREYTFDKNSIGRVKIYLGKISE; encoded by the coding sequence ATGGCAGAATTTGAATATTTAGAAATTGATTTCGAAGAGTTGCCAGTATCGAAAACTTATAATTTTGGCGGTATTGATTTCCCTATAGAATTTCATTATAACTCAATAGGGAATTTCTTTACGATGGTAGTCCGAAATCCTGATGATCAAATCATTTATTCCACAAAACTTTTGTATGGTGTCAACGCAAATCATTGCATCGTTGATGGTTTTCCATTCGATGTTTCGATTCTTCCTCTCGATTTAAACGATGTTTATTCAGAAGAAATTCGAGAATATACTTTCGACAAAAATTCAATTGGCCGAGTGAAAATCTATTTAGGAAAAATCAGTGAATAA
- a CDS encoding LIC12611 family phage tail protein — MSLRSLNIEINLAGDAGEEMSALDERVAEIKDQFGDLIDRVDLFSIEAANSIEDFGSSIADNIANKSNPQIAEMARLLGKTETEVAKLISQTKNDLKLDEDLMNAAKAAGLSDKEFAKLNQTLGKTKESANGVGSLLKAVAATGAIAFMSSFASSSLDAYTALEKERTMLVNLAEDQYPKLENSINKAMAASGGLESEGSLKEAANAALKMGASVDFVSNSLSGMQQAAAVTGGSLGGMMEQAQSAILTGSAKLFKENGAIFSQYREQFKAIGTGADQTSIKLREALVTKALSENTALTEQYGKHMQTAGARAQVFSQRMGDLKETIGELINNAIAPFQVAIIPILNYFTDAEKGTARVGFALLVLAPVIGTIMVAALKAMAVAAWTAMAPFLPFIAIALAVGAAIAAVVFVVQDLIEWMDGGESIIGDFLGPFKDFDLAKLFKGMLDRVLNLVRTYGKWIIIAMFPVSALFFFWDEIVAFISGIPDKIVGFFSSMKDKIKSLLKDILPESFISGLKSIGIDLGSNSERVNDAIITKDGKVIHTHPDDNLYAFKSLPGASGGSDSSSTKGSARGQVGGINFKIEIEKVILGNGSVQEDAYKFLEMIESLMDEKLAPKLRKLLGIPEVEY; from the coding sequence TTGTCACTGCGATCTCTCAACATTGAAATCAATCTAGCCGGCGATGCAGGTGAAGAAATGTCTGCATTAGATGAGAGAGTCGCAGAGATAAAAGATCAATTCGGAGATCTAATAGATAGAGTAGACTTATTTAGTATTGAAGCCGCAAATTCTATTGAAGATTTCGGATCCTCAATTGCTGATAATATCGCAAATAAATCCAATCCACAAATTGCAGAAATGGCTCGGCTATTAGGAAAGACCGAAACCGAAGTCGCCAAACTTATTTCACAAACAAAAAATGATTTAAAGCTAGATGAAGATTTGATGAATGCAGCAAAAGCAGCTGGACTATCGGATAAAGAATTTGCAAAATTAAATCAAACACTTGGTAAGACTAAAGAATCTGCAAATGGAGTCGGAAGTTTACTCAAAGCAGTTGCCGCTACAGGTGCTATTGCCTTTATGTCGAGCTTCGCAAGTTCTTCTCTCGATGCATACACTGCACTCGAAAAAGAAAGAACGATGCTAGTCAATTTAGCAGAGGATCAATATCCCAAATTAGAAAACTCAATCAATAAAGCAATGGCCGCATCCGGTGGACTCGAATCAGAAGGATCATTAAAGGAGGCCGCAAACGCCGCATTGAAAATGGGAGCTTCTGTTGATTTTGTTTCTAATTCGCTTTCTGGTATGCAACAAGCGGCAGCAGTCACTGGTGGTTCACTTGGCGGTATGATGGAACAAGCGCAAAGTGCAATCCTTACAGGATCTGCGAAATTGTTCAAAGAAAATGGTGCAATTTTTTCACAATATCGGGAACAGTTCAAAGCCATAGGTACGGGGGCTGACCAAACATCCATTAAATTGCGAGAAGCATTAGTGACCAAAGCCCTATCAGAAAATACAGCTTTAACGGAACAGTATGGAAAGCATATGCAAACTGCCGGTGCACGAGCTCAAGTATTTTCACAAAGAATGGGAGATCTTAAAGAAACGATTGGCGAATTAATCAACAATGCTATAGCTCCTTTCCAAGTAGCAATAATTCCCATTCTAAATTACTTTACTGATGCAGAAAAAGGAACTGCAAGAGTTGGATTTGCCTTACTCGTTCTTGCTCCAGTGATTGGAACTATAATGGTTGCTGCCTTGAAAGCAATGGCTGTTGCTGCATGGACCGCAATGGCACCTTTCCTACCATTCATAGCCATTGCTTTAGCAGTAGGTGCCGCTATTGCAGCTGTTGTATTTGTAGTTCAAGATTTAATAGAATGGATGGATGGAGGAGAGTCAATCATAGGAGATTTTCTTGGTCCATTTAAGGATTTTGATTTAGCCAAACTCTTCAAAGGTATGTTAGATCGAGTTTTAAACTTAGTAAGGACTTATGGTAAATGGATCATTATTGCTATGTTTCCCGTTTCTGCTCTATTTTTCTTTTGGGATGAGATAGTTGCTTTCATTTCTGGAATTCCAGACAAGATCGTTGGATTCTTTAGTTCAATGAAAGATAAAATCAAATCATTATTAAAAGATATTTTGCCAGAATCCTTTATCTCCGGTTTGAAATCAATAGGTATCGATTTGGGATCTAACTCAGAACGAGTAAACGATGCCATCATAACAAAAGATGGCAAAGTGATCCACACCCACCCCGATGATAATCTATATGCTTTCAAAAGTTTACCTGGTGCAAGTGGTGGATCTGATTCATCTTCTACAAAAGGATCTGCGCGAGGCCAAGTAGGTGGAATCAATTTTAAAATCGAAATCGAAAAAGTAATTCTTGGGAATGGAAGTGTTCAGGAAGATGCTTACAAATTTCTAGAGATGATTGAATCCCTCATGGATGAAAAGCTTGCTCCAAAACTCAGAAAGTTACTTGGAATTCCAGAGGTAGAGTACTGA
- a CDS encoding Gp138 family membrane-puncturing spike protein, whose protein sequence is MVQSFNKQEATVSIKLLLKKKEGFKFLPFPVLSDIPVNIYYSGGFFMKPEYKSGDIVWVNFATHSIQNAMLGQSDETSESAFNIHDAFVVGAYKTKKNIKPKLLQLLGKDGIVLGHEDGDSYINIKKDEIIFQVGGDSGHKMTMTDDKLESNKDIETEKDVIVESKIRRISGIKHGHVTSAGSSISKIPIGEA, encoded by the coding sequence ATGGTTCAATCTTTCAATAAGCAAGAAGCCACTGTCTCAATCAAACTTCTTCTCAAAAAGAAAGAAGGTTTTAAGTTTCTTCCTTTTCCTGTTCTTTCAGATATACCGGTTAACATCTATTACTCAGGAGGATTTTTTATGAAACCTGAATATAAGTCTGGTGACATTGTTTGGGTGAACTTTGCCACTCATTCTATTCAAAACGCAATGCTCGGTCAATCAGATGAAACATCTGAGTCTGCGTTTAATATTCATGATGCTTTTGTTGTAGGTGCATACAAAACCAAAAAGAATATTAAACCTAAACTTTTGCAATTGTTAGGAAAGGATGGAATTGTTTTGGGACATGAAGATGGGGATTCTTATATCAATATCAAGAAAGATGAAATCATCTTCCAAGTCGGAGGGGATAGCGGGCATAAGATGACAATGACCGATGATAAACTTGAATCTAATAAAGATATCGAAACTGAAAAAGATGTAATTGTTGAATCAAAAATCAGAAGAATTTCTGGAATCAAGCACGGACACGTAACTTCAGCAGGTTCTTCGATATCCAAAATTCCAATTGGAGAAGCCTAA
- a CDS encoding DUF2634 domain-containing protein has protein sequence MRGLLIRNNDTVRENGRLVVIDGIDYYKQRILIAIKTNFQENVYARNVGINWVQIFSEKVSQDRILSELRKVILKDSETVAVTSLEIVEFNRDNRKLSVKFKLISIYGNLTLIEDL, from the coding sequence ATGAGAGGACTTCTGATTCGCAATAATGATACCGTTCGAGAAAATGGAAGATTAGTAGTTATAGATGGAATTGATTATTACAAACAAAGAATACTTATAGCTATCAAAACAAATTTCCAAGAGAATGTTTATGCAAGAAATGTAGGGATCAATTGGGTTCAAATATTTTCAGAAAAAGTATCTCAGGATCGAATCCTAAGTGAGTTAAGAAAAGTTATTTTAAAAGATTCTGAAACAGTAGCAGTTACAAGCCTTGAAATTGTTGAGTTTAACAGAGATAATAGGAAACTGTCTGTGAAATTCAAATTAATAAGCATTTACGGAAATCTAACTCTTATTGAGGATTTATAA
- a CDS encoding phage tail protein, producing MTPVMEIIKNYPSSYLNQNEDSDTGKRWQIIAPEFQEINAAIETLYFLKDFSRQSGRILDLIGQNVRQKRNGLDDEKFKIFLSIANSKRQSKGDIYSLNEIGNRIVAGSGNLFEIRELCYLEGTRFLDGSILLNGEVPLSGSLKQPATIEIVLNGRINDLKVISEFNQAIADIRAGGVEAIISYRFEIYLSEMLKFNFRNIEFDGSWPLDGSSLFSGDRVEIIPFEIAVGTGAEPGGNLREPEFEDTGLQTEVLRKLCAIRRTSEGLQEFSMKIKTGEAIGDSINEIGIFRESGEPFALFSFPGKPKDGYINYEFVIREGL from the coding sequence ATGACACCTGTAATGGAGATCATAAAAAACTATCCTTCTTCTTATTTGAATCAAAATGAAGATTCAGATACTGGAAAAAGATGGCAGATTATTGCTCCTGAATTCCAAGAGATAAATGCTGCTATTGAAACCCTTTACTTTCTAAAAGATTTTTCAAGACAATCAGGTCGAATCCTTGATTTGATCGGACAAAATGTTCGTCAAAAAAGAAACGGACTTGATGACGAAAAATTCAAAATCTTTTTATCCATCGCCAATTCGAAAAGACAATCAAAGGGTGATATCTATTCTCTCAATGAAATAGGAAATCGTATCGTAGCAGGTTCTGGAAATCTATTTGAAATTCGTGAGCTTTGTTATTTGGAGGGAACTCGTTTTCTTGATGGATCCATTCTTCTCAATGGTGAAGTTCCATTATCTGGCTCACTCAAGCAGCCAGCAACAATAGAGATTGTTTTGAATGGAAGAATCAATGATTTAAAAGTCATTTCAGAATTCAATCAAGCAATTGCCGATATAAGAGCCGGTGGTGTCGAAGCAATCATCTCTTATCGATTTGAAATCTATTTATCTGAAATGTTGAAATTCAATTTTCGTAACATTGAATTTGATGGTTCTTGGCCTCTTGATGGATCCTCTTTATTTAGTGGTGATCGCGTTGAAATAATTCCGTTTGAAATTGCCGTCGGAACTGGAGCGGAACCCGGAGGGAATTTAAGAGAACCTGAATTTGAAGACACTGGCCTCCAAACCGAAGTTTTACGGAAGCTGTGTGCAATTAGAAGAACGAGTGAAGGTTTACAAGAGTTTTCTATGAAAATTAAAACCGGTGAAGCCATTGGAGACTCTATAAATGAAATAGGAATATTTCGAGAATCAGGTGAGCCTTTCGCTCTCTTTTCTTTTCCAGGAAAACCGAAAGATGGTTATATTAATTATGAATTTGTAATACGAGAGGGCTTATAA